The genomic interval CTTTTCCAATCTTCTACTCTTAATTTTAAATAGAATTCGATATAGAAAGGAATTAAATGCATGCTTAGTATTAAGAATTTAACTAAGATTTATTCAGGAAACAAAAAAGCGGTAGATGATGTTTCTATAGATGTGCAGTCTGGCGAGTTTGTTGCGTTTATCGGAACAAGTGGTAGTGGGAAGACGACTGCGCTGAGAATGATTAACCGTATGATTGAGGCGACAAGCGGTCAAATTATGATTGATGGTAAAGATGTTAGAAAAATGAACGCCGTAGAATTACGTCGAAGTATCGGTTATGTGATTCAGCAAATCGGATTGATGCCGCATATGACAATTAAGGAAAATATTGTGCTGGTTCCTAAATTGTTGAAATGGTCTCAAGAGAAAAAAGATGAAAAAGCACGTGAATTAATTAAATTGGTAGATCTGCCGGAAGAATATTTAGATCGTTATCCTTCAGAATTGTCTGGTGGCCAGCAGCAACGTATTGGTGTAGTACGGGCATTAGCAGCAGAACAAGATATTATTTTAATGGATGAACCTTTCGGAGCATTAGATCCGATTACACGTGATACATTGCAAGATTTAGTCAAAGAATTGCAGAAAAAATTAGGGAAAACATTTATTTTTGTAACACATGATATGGATGAAGCGATTAAATTGGCAGACAGAATCTGTATTATGTCGAATGGGAAAGTTGTGCAATACGACACGCCTGATAATATATTACGTTACCCGGCAAATGATTTCGTTCGCGACTTTATTGGTCAGAACCGTTTGATTCAAGATCGTCCTAATATGCGTACAGTACAGGATGCGATGATTACACCGATTACAGTTGGTGCAAATGAATCATTGAATACGGCAGTTGATATTATGCGTCGCCATCGTATTGATACGATTTTTGTTGTTAATAATCAAAACAAATTCCTCGGTTACATGGATATTGAGGATATCAACCAAGGTTTACGTTCTGGTAAAGAACTGATAGATACAATGCAGCGTGATATTTATCGAGTGAATGTCAACTCTAAGTTGCAAGATACAGTCCGTACGATTTTAAAACGTAATGTGCGTAATGTACCAGTGGTAAATGATCAAGATACTTTAGTAGGTTTAATCACACGTGCGAACCTTGTTGATATTGTATATGACAGTATTTGGGGTGAAGGTGCAGAAGAAGCTCAATATGAAGCTGAAAGAAAAGAAGCGGAACAAAGCGAACAACAAAAGCATACATCTTCTGAAACAACAGAAAAGGATAATGTAGGTCATGACGAAATGTCAGATTCAGGAGTTGAACGCTAATGAAGGCATTCCTAGAACAATACGGCGGTGAATTACTGCAAAAAACGGGTGAACACTTTTATATTTCAATTGTTTCGCTTCTAATCGCCATTATTATTGCAGTACCGCTTGGTATTTTATTATCGAAGACAAAGAAATTAGCAAGTGTTGTATTGACAGTTGCAGGTGTTTTACAAACAATTCCAACATTAGCAGTATTAGCTATCATGATTCCGATTTTCGGTGTAGGTAAAACACCAGCGATTATTGCATTATTTATTTATGTATTATTGCCTATCTTGAATAACACTGTCTTAGGTGTCCAAAATATCAATCCTGATATTCGCCAAGCAGGTATCAGTATGGGAATGACAAAACTGCAATTAATGAAAGATGTAGAGCTCCCGTTAGCCTTACCATTAATTCTTGGCGGTATTCGTTTATCAAGTGTTTATGTTATCAGCTGGGCAACTTTAGCCAGTTATGTGGGCGCAGGCGGTTTAGGAGACTTCGTCTTTAACGGCTTGAATTTATATGATCCAGTGATGATTGTCAGTGCGGCTGTGCTAGTAACAGCGTTAGCATTGATTGTAGACTATCTACTTCGTGTAGTTGAAAAATGGGCAGTACCAAAAGGTTTGAAAATATCTAGATAGGAGGACATTGTAACTTTATGAAGACAATGAAGTATTATTTGATTCTTATGGTGACTTGTCTGGTTATCTTATCTGGATGCAGTCTACCTGGTCTTGGTGATAGTCGTTCAAATGAGGATGTCAAAATCACAGCGCT from Staphylococcus condimenti carries:
- a CDS encoding betaine/proline/choline family ABC transporter ATP-binding protein (Members of the family are the ATP-binding subunit of ABC transporters for substrates such as betaine, L-proline or other amino acids, choline, carnitine, etc. The substrate specificity is best determined from the substrate-binding subunit, rather than this subunit, as it interacts with the permease subunit and not with substrate directly.), encoding MLSIKNLTKIYSGNKKAVDDVSIDVQSGEFVAFIGTSGSGKTTALRMINRMIEATSGQIMIDGKDVRKMNAVELRRSIGYVIQQIGLMPHMTIKENIVLVPKLLKWSQEKKDEKARELIKLVDLPEEYLDRYPSELSGGQQQRIGVVRALAAEQDIILMDEPFGALDPITRDTLQDLVKELQKKLGKTFIFVTHDMDEAIKLADRICIMSNGKVVQYDTPDNILRYPANDFVRDFIGQNRLIQDRPNMRTVQDAMITPITVGANESLNTAVDIMRRHRIDTIFVVNNQNKFLGYMDIEDINQGLRSGKELIDTMQRDIYRVNVNSKLQDTVRTILKRNVRNVPVVNDQDTLVGLITRANLVDIVYDSIWGEGAEEAQYEAERKEAEQSEQQKHTSSETTEKDNVGHDEMSDSGVER
- a CDS encoding ABC transporter permease, producing the protein MKAFLEQYGGELLQKTGEHFYISIVSLLIAIIIAVPLGILLSKTKKLASVVLTVAGVLQTIPTLAVLAIMIPIFGVGKTPAIIALFIYVLLPILNNTVLGVQNINPDIRQAGISMGMTKLQLMKDVELPLALPLILGGIRLSSVYVISWATLASYVGAGGLGDFVFNGLNLYDPVMIVSAAVLVTALALIVDYLLRVVEKWAVPKGLKISR